In Maridesulfovibrio sp., a single genomic region encodes these proteins:
- a CDS encoding BCCT family transporter: MATNDNGAGADLRPDLKILVPATLVLIGIIACSILFTEASEKVLKTAYAVFTHNTGTFYLWVTVLMMFLACFFMFSGYGNIKFGEENEKPEFNNFSWVSMMFCSGVAGAVMFWSIVEPLFNLAYPPKFADPLSREAFEWSMSYVLLHWGPVTWPWYVVTALPICYMFYKRKKPVLRISSAAEPVLGNKVNGGIGKGIEVFFIIGLMFSNAAVMGVSVPIVNHALAMTLGTEPSFTMEMIILGISAVIFTASVSMGLKKGIKILSDANVVIALAMVFFCLVAGPTVFIVDNFTNSIGHMMNNFFGMIFWTDPYTKGTFPQDWTIFYALWMASYGPFMGLFIARISRGRTVRQVIGLGLAGGIAGSYMIHAVFGGYTIYAQLNGIVDAVGILKASGGPAALVAVLNTLPAGTFVLVGYCVFSTIFLATSVDSCAYVISCAATTRLVPGYEPTRGHRFYWAAIQAGLALAAITLGGLGPVKIFANFSGALMLIPIAFVVVSWFRMIKEDNALMMCCTPKK, encoded by the coding sequence ATGGCTACAAATGATAATGGAGCAGGAGCAGATCTCCGCCCCGATTTGAAGATCCTTGTCCCGGCAACACTGGTACTGATCGGTATCATTGCCTGTTCGATTCTGTTTACCGAGGCAAGTGAAAAAGTTCTCAAAACGGCATATGCCGTTTTCACCCATAACACCGGCACCTTCTATCTCTGGGTGACTGTTCTGATGATGTTTCTGGCCTGCTTCTTTATGTTCAGCGGCTATGGAAATATCAAGTTCGGCGAAGAGAATGAAAAGCCCGAGTTCAACAACTTTTCATGGGTCTCCATGATGTTCTGTTCCGGTGTTGCCGGAGCGGTCATGTTCTGGTCGATAGTGGAACCGCTGTTCAACCTGGCTTATCCGCCCAAGTTTGCAGATCCGTTGAGCCGTGAGGCTTTCGAGTGGTCAATGTCCTATGTGCTGCTGCACTGGGGACCGGTCACCTGGCCCTGGTATGTGGTTACGGCCCTGCCCATCTGCTACATGTTCTACAAACGCAAAAAACCTGTTCTCAGAATCAGCTCCGCTGCCGAGCCTGTTCTCGGCAACAAGGTCAACGGCGGCATCGGCAAGGGGATCGAGGTGTTCTTCATCATCGGCCTCATGTTTTCCAATGCTGCGGTTATGGGCGTTTCCGTGCCCATCGTAAACCACGCCCTGGCCATGACTCTCGGCACCGAGCCCAGTTTTACAATGGAAATGATCATACTTGGCATCAGCGCCGTGATCTTTACCGCCAGTGTTTCCATGGGGCTCAAGAAAGGAATCAAGATTCTATCCGATGCAAACGTGGTCATCGCGCTTGCCATGGTTTTCTTTTGCCTTGTCGCCGGTCCCACCGTGTTCATCGTGGACAACTTCACCAACTCAATCGGTCACATGATGAACAACTTTTTCGGTATGATCTTCTGGACCGATCCTTATACCAAGGGAACCTTTCCGCAGGACTGGACCATTTTTTATGCTCTCTGGATGGCTTCCTACGGTCCGTTCATGGGCCTGTTCATTGCCCGCATTTCCCGCGGACGCACAGTGCGGCAGGTTATCGGACTGGGCCTGGCCGGTGGTATTGCAGGTTCATACATGATTCACGCCGTGTTCGGTGGATACACAATCTACGCCCAGCTTAACGGCATAGTCGACGCAGTAGGCATTCTGAAGGCCAGCGGCGGACCGGCCGCGCTAGTGGCCGTGCTCAACACTCTGCCCGCCGGAACATTTGTTCTGGTCGGATACTGTGTGTTCTCCACCATCTTCCTCGCAACCAGTGTGGATTCCTGCGCCTACGTCATTTCCTGTGCGGCAACCACCAGACTTGTTCCCGGTTATGAACCCACCCGCGGACACCGCTTCTACTGGGCCGCCATTCAGGCCGGCCTGGCTCTGGCGGCCATTACTCTCGGCGGACTCGGACCGGTAAAGATATTCGCTAACTTCTCAGGAGCGTTGATGCTCATCCCCATCGCCTTCGTGGTCGTGTCCTGGTTCAGGATGATCAAGGAAGACAATGCGCTGATGATGTGCTGCACCCCTAAAAAATAA